The following are from one region of the Colius striatus isolate bColStr4 chromosome Z, bColStr4.1.hap1, whole genome shotgun sequence genome:
- the ARSK gene encoding arylsulfatase K isoform X2, which produces MKRYGTVFLNAYTNSPICCPSRAAMWSGLFTHLTESWNNFKGLDPDYVTWMDLMEKHGYNTQKYGKLDYTSGHHSVSNRVEAWTRDVDFLLRQEGRPMVKLTGDRKHVRVMEADWQNTDKAVNWIKEEATNLSQPFVLYLGLNLPHPYPSPYAGENFGSSTFLTSPYWLEKVTYEAIKIPKWSSLSEMHPVDYYSSYTKNCTGEFTNQEVRNIRAFYYAMCAETDAMLGEIISALRDTGLLEKTIVIFTADHGELAMEHRQFYKMSMYEGSSHVPLLVMGPGVKEQQQIPNMVSLVDIYPTMLDIARIPAPRNLSGYSLIPLLHGKAESEVSPNRPRPSWVLSEFHGCNVNSSTYMLRTGRWKYIAYSDGHSVLPQLFDLTADPDELTNVAIKLPAIARSLDKILHSIVNYPKVSSLVQEYNKRQFISWKQSLGQNYSNVIANLRWHQDWLKEPKKYENAIDKWLSQSK; this is translated from the exons ATGAAAAGATATGGCACTGTCTTTCTCAATGCCTACACCAATTCTCCAATTTGTTGTCCTTCCCGTGCAG ctatgTGGAGTGGTCTTTTCACTCATTTAACAGAGTCTTGGAATAACTTCAAAGGTCTTGATCCAGATTATGTAAcatggatggatctcatggagAAGCATGGCTACAACACACAGAAGTATGGGAAATTGGACTATACTTCTGGACATCATTCAGTAAG CAACCGTGTGGAAGCTTGGACTAGGGATGTTGACTTCCTGCTCCGGCAAGAAGGGAGGCCCATGGTAAAGCTCACTGGTGACAGGAAGCATGTGAGAGTGATGGAAGCAGATTGGCAGAATACTGATAAAGCAGTAAATTGGATAAAGGAGGAAGCCACTAACCTTAGTCAACCATTTGTTCTTTACTTGGGACTAAATTTACCACACCCATATCCATCACCTTATGCAGGAGAAAATTTTGGATCCtctacatttttaacatctcccTATTGGCTTGAAAAG gTAACTTACGAAGCTATTAAAATTCCCAAGTGGTCTTCTCTTTCTGAGATGCATCCAGTAGACTATTACTCCTCTTACACCAAGAATTGCACAGGAGAGTTTACAAATCAAGAAGTAAGAAATATTAGAGCATTTTATTATGCTATGTGTGCAGAGACAGATGCCATGCTGG GTGAGATTATTTCAGCTCTGAGAGATACTGGGCTTCTTGAAAAAACAATCGTTATATTCACTGCAGACCATGGTGAACTTGCTATGGAACACCGGCAGTTCTATAAAATGAGCATGTATGAAGGAAGTTCCCATGTTCCTCTCTTAGTTATGGGGCCAGGTGtaaaagaacagcagcaaataCCAAATATGGTGTCTCTTGTGGATATATATCCTACTATGCTTG ATATAGCAAGAATTCCTGCCCCACGGAACCTCAGTGGATATTCCCTTATACCACTGCTACATGGAAAGGCTGAAAGCGAAGTATCACCCAACAGGCCTCGGCCCTCGTGGGTGTTGAGTGAGTTCCACGGGTGCAATGTGAATTCTTCCACATACATGCTTCGAACTGGTAGATGGAAATACATTGCCTACTCAGATGGCCATTCAGTACTTCCACAACTGTTTG ACCTTACTGCCGATCCAGATGAGCTAACTAACGTTGCCATCAAGCTCCCAGCCATTGCACGTTCCTTGGACAAGATACTCCACTCTATAGTAAACTACCCAAAGGTTTCTTCTTTGGTTCAGGAGTATAACAAAAGACAGTTTATCAGTTGGAAACAAAGTTTGGGTCAGAATTACTCAAATGTTATTGCCAACCTTAGGTGGCATCAAGACTGGTTAAAGGAACCAAAAAAATATGAGAATGCAATTGACAAGTGGCTTAGTCAAAGTAAGTAA
- the RFESD gene encoding Rieske domain-containing protein isoform X1, with translation MLDLIILSLHFFLCFLISIAIWHGPKDVDLQSSGTGTAEMEPDGLILLGKEDDIKKSQRITAKVNGREVVVFYHKGKFHAMDSRCYHEGGPLCLGEIEDIDGQACIVCPWHKYVITLETGEGLYEGINPLEPSPTPKWQSKGVKQRIHKVIIVNGNVYASPPDLSVSFDSDYFAEKYKKGGDLAIKKQSDSQAAK, from the exons ATGCTAGACCTCATTATTCTGAGCctccatttctttctctgctttctcatcTCCATTGCGATCTGGCATGGACCGAAG gATGTGGATTTGCAAAGCTCCGGCACAGGAACAGCTGAAATGGAGCCAGATGGTCTTATATTACTTGGCAAAGAGGATGACATAAAGAAGTCCCAAAGAATAACAGCCAAAGTCAATGGCAGAGAAGTTGTTGTTTTCTACCACAAAGGGAAATTTCATGCTATGGACTCTCGCTGCTATC ATGAAGGTGGCCCTTTGTGTCTTGGAGAAATAGAG gATATTGATGGTCAAGCATGTATTGTTTGTCCTTGGCATAAGTATGTAATTACTTTGGAAACAGGAGAAGGATTATATGAAGGAATAAACCCTTTGGAGCCATCACCAACACCAAAGTGGCAATCAAAAGGAGTCAAACAAAGGATCCATAAAGTCATAATAGTTAATGGAAACGTTTATGCGAGTCCTCCAGATTTGTCTGTAAGCTTTGACTCTGATTATTTTGCTGAGAAGTATAAAAAAGGTGGTGATTTAGCTATCAAAAAACAAAGTGACTCACAAGCAGCAAAGTAA
- the GPR150 gene encoding probable G-protein coupled receptor 150, whose translation MTGSPYICLRGAPAGLRGTSGCCRMADGAGAMKETEGEPFSSGINLSARSVPPPLPGPRAAWAGAVLLLALVGNALVLGRLCGGRPRRRRDLLVGHLALADLVGCGLTLLPRLAAELRGAAGLSGPAACSLLPLLQRCGPLASAHGLVLLALERRRPALPAGGLAALGWLLAPLLALPHAFAFRPASRTGGPRCRSVFEELPRWHDVAFAAYGVATGFLAPAGLLCWACARGAAGPGAARRRRRRAGGGAGPPRPRALRLPMVLTALFVLCRLPRSAAEIGLASAPRAGGRDALAALGVVAAASSALNPYACLLLHGRRPAARRLRRGFSGAETASAAACCCPGLDGRGSRGDTFRPSLRRRAGTAGSSGVCGGSGAPGSPGSPGSPGSPGSPGPPGSPGLLAPAAAGPEPALR comes from the coding sequence ATGACGGGGAGCCCCTATATATGCCTCCGGGGAGCGCCGGCTGGGCTGAGAGGCACGAGTGGCTGCTGTCGCATGGCTGACGGGGCGGGCGCGATGAAGGAGACGGAGGGGGAGCCCTTCTCCTCCGGCATCAACCTGTCCGCCCGCAGcgtcccgccgccgctccccggccCGCGGGCGGCCTGGGCCGGCGCCGTCCTGCTGCTGGCGCTGGTGGGCAACGCGCTGGTGCTGGGGCGGCTGTGCGGCGGGCGGCCGCGCCGGCGGCGGGACCTGCTGGTGGGGCACCTGGCGCTGGCCGACCTGGTGGGCTGCGGGCTGACGCTGCTGCCGCGGCTGGCGGCCGAGCTCCGCGGCGCCGCCGGGCTCTCGGGCCCCGCCGCCTGCAgcctgctgccgctgctgcagcGCTGCGGGCCGCTGGCCTCGGCCCacgggctggtgctgctggcgCTGGAGCGGCGCCGGCCGGCGCTGCCCGCCGGCGGCCTGGCCgccctgggctggctgctggcgCCGCTGCTCGCCCTGCCCCACGCCTTCGCCTTCCGCCCGGCCTCGCGCACCGGCGGCCCGCGCTGCCGCAGCGTCTTCGAGGAGCTGCCGCGGTGGCACGACGTGGCCTTCGCCGCCTACGGGGTGGCCACCGGCTTCCTGGCGCCCGCCGGGCTGCTCTGCTGGGCCTGCGCCCGGggcgcggccgggccgggcgccgCCCGACGGCGGCGACGGCGAGcagggggcggcgcggggccgccccGGCCGCGGGCGCTGCGGCTGCCGATGGTGCTCACCGCCCTCTTCGTGCTGTGCCGCCTGCCTCGCAGCGCCGCGGAGATCGGCCTGGCGTCGGCGCCCCGCGCCGGGGGGCGAGACGCGCTGGCGGCGTTGGGCGTCGTGGCGGCCGCCAGCAGCGCCCTGAACCCCTACgcctgcctgctcctgcacGGCCGCCGGCCCGCGGCGCGCCGCCTGCGCCGGGGCTTCAGCGGCGCCGAGACGGCGTCTGCCGCCGCCTGCTGCTGCCCGGGGCTGGACGGCCGAGGCTCCCGCGGGGACACGTTCCGCCCCtcgctccgccgccgcgccggcACCGCGGGGTCTTCGGGCGTCTGCGGCGGCTCCGGCGCCCCGGGATCCCCTGGCTCCCCGGGATCCCCTGGCTCCCCGGGTTCCCCCGGCCCCCCGGGCTCCCCCGGGCTGCTGGCGCCCGCAGCGGCAGGGCCTGAGCCGGCTCTGCGGTGA
- the RFESD gene encoding Rieske domain-containing protein isoform X2 has translation MEPDGLILLGKEDDIKKSQRITAKVNGREVVVFYHKGKFHAMDSRCYHEGGPLCLGEIEDIDGQACIVCPWHKYVITLETGEGLYEGINPLEPSPTPKWQSKGVKQRIHKVIIVNGNVYASPPDLSVSFDSDYFAEKYKKGGDLAIKKQSDSQAAK, from the exons ATGGAGCCAGATGGTCTTATATTACTTGGCAAAGAGGATGACATAAAGAAGTCCCAAAGAATAACAGCCAAAGTCAATGGCAGAGAAGTTGTTGTTTTCTACCACAAAGGGAAATTTCATGCTATGGACTCTCGCTGCTATC ATGAAGGTGGCCCTTTGTGTCTTGGAGAAATAGAG gATATTGATGGTCAAGCATGTATTGTTTGTCCTTGGCATAAGTATGTAATTACTTTGGAAACAGGAGAAGGATTATATGAAGGAATAAACCCTTTGGAGCCATCACCAACACCAAAGTGGCAATCAAAAGGAGTCAAACAAAGGATCCATAAAGTCATAATAGTTAATGGAAACGTTTATGCGAGTCCTCCAGATTTGTCTGTAAGCTTTGACTCTGATTATTTTGCTGAGAAGTATAAAAAAGGTGGTGATTTAGCTATCAAAAAACAAAGTGACTCACAAGCAGCAAAGTAA